From the Drosophila simulans strain w501 chromosome 2L, Prin_Dsim_3.1, whole genome shotgun sequence genome, the window CTGCCATTCCTGGCGGCACCCTTCTCACCGTTCATGGGTCTGCCGCCGCCATTCCTGCCGCCAGCTGCAGCGGGAGGGGCACGTCCTCCGCCCCTGGGACGCATGCGCTCTCCGCCGCCCTCGAGTCGCGGCGATCGGGATCGAGAGCGATACTCGGACTACAGCGACTACGACGATtacgacgacgatgaggaggaCGACCGGGGCATGGACCGTCGTCGAAGGCACAGCGGCAGCTGGGGTCGCCACCATCGCGGCTCCTACAGCCACTCGCCGCGCACATATCGCTCGCTATCACCGTCGGACAGTCGGTACAACTACAACGACACGGAGACTGACTTCAGTCCGCCCCCAAGTCCGCCGCCCGTTCCGTCGGGACGCAGCGCGACATCGCGACCCTACAGCGAGGTATGAGGAGCAGGGTGTGCCCGTGCAACCAAGTCCTACCAAGTATATTAGACTCAAAAAACTagttcaaatatatttattaatcaaCGATTATCGAACGGTGGGATCGGGGCGGGTCGGGACGGCCTCTCAAACCGATTCCCCAAAACAGGGATCTCAGGAGAGTTCGTGAACAACTAAGAAAACTCCTGTCTCAGCGGTGAATGATAtccaagaaaagaaaattgaaacaaattaaacgCAATGACAAACACCAATCCAATGTGAGCTGTTTTTAATGTGGAATTGACAAATATTCATTtgaacaaacatttttaaataatctgcatgacatatttttaatatgatatTAATTCCTGAGAGGTAACATTGAAAACTACAAATAATTGATAACACGAGTTTAGATCAATATTAACAATCACTTTTTAATAGCCAGCTTATCGACGAAAGActtatcaataaaatataaatagcaCTATTTTGGTCCGTTAAGATAATAGTTAACTAAGCTAGTTAACTAAACAAATCACGACTCGTAGCGTTCAAATTCCAGTTCAGTACATTCGCCAGGTAATTGTGAAAAGCTGCTACTAGTCGCACTGAAGGAAACATTAAGATTGGGATGTTTAAAGTGCTTGGAAACCTGCGGAAGAGTTAGAGTTTCAAAATCAGTACTTTATAAATCAGTAATATACGCACCATGTCTTCCATTCcggttttataaaaatgtatggTCAGAGGCTCCGTTCGCTGATTTAAGGCACGGTTCATTGTTGACTTGTTGAAGGCAAAGAACTCGTCGTACAGAACATGGTTGGAGATGCTGAGTTCCCTGAGACGGGGAGAGGCAAGGAGCACGTCCCATATACCATCGGCATTGACCCATATGCGCGAGTTCTCCAAATGCAGTTGCTCCAAGAGCGGAAAGCATTTTATGATCGTGGAAAAGTTAATGACAGCACATCCTTCATCATCGACGAGCGTTAAGCATCGGAGATTTCGCAGTTTGGCCAGCACCTCCGTTGGCCTCATCCAGATATTATTACTGAATGCGGCAGTCAACACATCTTGACCCCTTATGCTTCCAATATTCCACAGCAGATCGTCCAACTGGTCGAAGTCGTGCAGGCGCAGCGTCTTCAGCTTGGGCAGGCCCAACAGTTGGCTGATGTTGTCCCTGCTAAGGTAAACTAtgtccagctccagctcctccagttccTGCAGCATACAGATGGACCGCACGTAGGCATTCTCCTCAATCTTTTGCCACTGGATGCTGAGTGTCTGTAGTCGCAGGTTCTGGCAGATATCCTCGAAGGCCTGGGGGCTCAGGTACCAGCACAGCTGAAGGTCCAGTCGGCGAATGTTCCGCCAACGGCTGATGTGGTTACCAGTGGTATTCCCGCTCACCCCGATGGCTTCTAGCTGCGGGAATAAGTCCACCAGAATGGCGATGTCGGCGTCTCCTTCTATGTCGCTGGTCTCATCGCCCAAGTAGGTCAGTTGACGCATGTTGGGGAAGGTGTGACCCCTCCACCGCTCCAGTTGATCCATGGTCAGGTATTGGAGCGTAAGTTCCGACACCGTGAGGCGAATGCACTGCAGGAATTCGTTCAGTAGCTCATAGTCGCCATCGAATGTATAAGATTCAATGGTATGCTCCCCATGGCGCTGCCAGATGTAGGATATCAGCGATCTCAGTCGCGATGCGGGCTCGGAACTCTTCCACAGCTTCAGCTGATCCTCCAGATTGAGGTACTCTACAATTTTACTATTCCAAGATTATGCCGATGCCTATCCATGGATTCCATTCAACTTCACTTACAGCACACAGTCAGCATTGAGGTTCTCAATAAGCGCCATGTTCACAATAACGGCCCAATCCTCAGATTTGAAGAGTTTTCCAGCCCGACGAGTTGTTTATAAAGTTGGATTGTTGCTTATTATGACGAAAACATCTGTCCGAAAAAGCTTTCGGCGATTGAGCTTTTTGCTGTTGTCAACTGTCTCATTCCAAATATTCCACAGTCCGGGTTATTCATTGGATTCCACTAAAATACCACTTACAAATAGATTGCAAAAAAGGAAAGCTCCCGAATTcggtttattaaatatatacatttaattagcTTTCATGCATCATTTACTAATATAGTAATGTAATAAACAACatacaaaattgaaaattgcaagCTTTAACAAAAGAGAAGTCGATTACATGAGTtgctcgactatcagataccctatCTAAAATCTCCGCATTCCGGATCACTTATCTTTCCACGATATGTGTTTTTTGCTCTACAAATTCCAATAAGATTAAGGCacgtaatttaatttgcatttttaatctACGTTGCTGATATCATTAATTCTTTTAGTCGATTTCCAGTTTCCGGAACGACCCCACAGCGCCAAAGGAGGAGCGATGGTTCCTTCGCTCATGATCTCCAAACTCGCGCAGCTTTTCATTGGCACCGAAGCCTTGGCTTTCCCGAAAGTAGGGCCCATAGCTGGACAATTTCGCTTCCATGGTGTGGCTTATATCCTGCATATTACATCCAGTTCCTCCATATTCTTGGGGCAAGTACTCGCGACGCACTAGCTCGTATATGGCCGCCGGATCGGAGCTCACCGAGATCTAGACGAAATCATAATTTTGCACTTAAATAGTCAGGCATACAATATGGTAAACAGACTCACCCGACTCTTGATTTTGGCTGGGAAAAAGGAGCGCAGGGAATTGAATCCAGTTTCGAAGGCCGCAGGAACATTGATGAAGTGTATGCCCTTCTGGCGCGTCGGCATCGCCTCATCCGCGTAAGTGGAGAACTTACTGAGCAACTGCGGCTGGAGGGCAAAGAGATGGCTCCCCGTAACGCCAGCCATGTCCATTATCTCCACATAGCCACTGACCGTGGCGTTGTCGTCCTCGAACATCATGATCTCACCGAACATGGAACCCACGCGAATGATGTCCTGGAACTTGTGTTTGCTCGTATCGTAGGAACCGGCGCGAATTATGGTCACCCGCGGTCCCGGATCGTCTGCATCCATGGGAATTTGAAGGAGTACTCTATGCGAAATTTGGATTAGGGAACAGGAAAGGTTTTGCTAAAGAACTCGCTTCTTACCCCATTCTTACGATATCCAGCACCTGGGGATCGGTGGCTAGGCGCCGCTCATTGAAGACCTCGGGAATGGACCGCTGCAGCGTGTAGAACCGATCGAACTTCTCCTTGGCCCGCTCCAGACTGAACTTGGTGCCGCGCAGAAAGGCGAGCAGGAACTGGTCGTCGGTGCAGGCCCGCAGATGTGGCTGCTTCAGCACCCAATCCCGCAGAGCCTCGATGTCCTGGGCCACACGGGCGGGCAACTCGTTCAATTCCCTGATGCAAATCTCTTGCAGCGCGGCATTTAGTGGTCGAACCGAGTTCATTTCGATACAGGAAACGGACTCAAGACAATGTCGCGTTAATTGAAATGGTAAAAATCGTTATTTTATGGGGAAACCTCTCCTCACTTCCCAACAAATCGGATTGCGTGCATATGCTTACTGCTTGAAGATACCTCGTCGACTGGCCAAATGATACGCGAGTAACATGTGGATTCAACTTACTACTGCCTGATCATAAGCCGATTTACAACCGCACGAAGACATTTGTGGACATGGTGGATGTGGGTGGCGGTAGTCGGtggttggtgggtggtgctgggtggTACCACGCCGGCGCTTGGAGTATTCCAGTCGGTACCCTTGGCTGTGGGTCGCTTCGCGATTGATTGGCTTAATTGGCTTTGGATTGGATTTACTTTTTGAGTGCATGCGGCTGCGGCCGATATGAGCTGTTAAATCCCATTGATAAAGAAGGTTAATCGAGTGCAATTACTTAACGAAAGGCGGATAGATAACGTATGCTAGCTTGATAACTCGCCAGCTGAAAAGTAAACAAggaaattaacacaaaagtGTTACTACATAAAAAGttaaagtaaaaataattgctacGCAAAGCAATTTCTGTTAGTTCTAGTAGTTACTTTATTTTACCGCACATATAACTGCATACAAGGTAACaacctttttttatttttttctttaccttgctataaataataagaatacaaatattatttcatcCTTTTGACTTCTAACATTTTTGAAAGTCCCGCCAATAGGGGTAGTCACCTGAACATTTGGTATATTTTAGTGAGCTTGCATTGTGTACTCCAACGGTCACACTATTTAGACCTTGTCAGACTTTCAAGTGAAAAACATCTgacaataaaaaccaattttccCCGATGACAAGCATCGAGGAGAATCCGTTCGCTGCTCTGCTGCAGGAGGGCGCCAACTCCGATGGCGTGCCACACAAACTGGTCGAGGAGGTGCTCCTCT encodes:
- the LOC6731244 gene encoding retinol-binding protein pinta, with the protein product MNSVRPLNAALQEICIRELNELPARVAQDIEALRDWVLKQPHLRACTDDQFLLAFLRGTKFSLERAKEKFDRFYTLQRSIPEVFNERRLATDPQVLDIVRMGVLLQIPMDADDPGPRVTIIRAGSYDTSKHKFQDIIRVGSMFGEIMMFEDDNATVSGYVEIMDMAGVTGSHLFALQPQLLSKFSTYADEAMPTRQKGIHFINVPAAFETGFNSLRSFFPAKIKSRISVSSDPAAIYELVRREYLPQEYGGTGCNMQDISHTMEAKLSSYGPYFRESQGFGANEKLREFGDHERRNHRSSFGAVGSFRKLEID
- the LOC6731243 gene encoding uncharacterized protein LOC6731243 isoform X2; its protein translation is MDQLERWRGHTFPNMRQLTYLGDETSDIEGDADIAILVDLFPQLEAIGVSGNTTGNHISRWRNIRRLDLQLCWYLSPQAFEDICQNLRLQTLSIQWQKIEENAYVRSICMLQELEELELDIVYLSRDNISQLLGLPKLKTLRLHDFDQLDDLLWNIGSIRGQDVLTAAFSNNIWMRPTEVLAKLRNLRCLTLVDDEGCAVINFSTIIKCFPLLEQLHLENSRIWVNADGIWDVLLASPRLRELSISNHVLYDEFFAFNKSTMNRALNQRTEPLTIHFYKTGMEDMVSKHFKHPNLNVSFSATSSSFSQLPGECTELEFERYES
- the LOC6731243 gene encoding uncharacterized protein LOC6731243 isoform X1, encoding MALIENLNADCVLKIVEYLNLEDQLKLWKSSEPASRLRSLISYIWQRHGEHTIESYTFDGDYELLNEFLQCIRLTVSELTLQYLTMDQLERWRGHTFPNMRQLTYLGDETSDIEGDADIAILVDLFPQLEAIGVSGNTTGNHISRWRNIRRLDLQLCWYLSPQAFEDICQNLRLQTLSIQWQKIEENAYVRSICMLQELEELELDIVYLSRDNISQLLGLPKLKTLRLHDFDQLDDLLWNIGSIRGQDVLTAAFSNNIWMRPTEVLAKLRNLRCLTLVDDEGCAVINFSTIIKCFPLLEQLHLENSRIWVNADGIWDVLLASPRLRELSISNHVLYDEFFAFNKSTMNRALNQRTEPLTIHFYKTGMEDMVSKHFKHPNLNVSFSATSSSFSQLPGECTELEFERYES